In Halopseudomonas xinjiangensis, a single genomic region encodes these proteins:
- a CDS encoding RnfH family protein, translating to MAEQSIAVEVAYALPHKQKIVSLVVPEGTSVLEAVRLSRIGEHFPELDIETSPMGIFGKAVAKPAERVISPGERVEIYRALIADPKEVRKQRAAAKAKADKQTTE from the coding sequence GTGGCTGAGCAATCGATTGCCGTAGAGGTGGCCTACGCGCTGCCGCACAAGCAGAAGATCGTCAGTCTGGTCGTGCCGGAGGGTACCAGTGTCCTGGAGGCGGTGCGTCTCTCACGGATAGGGGAACACTTTCCTGAGCTGGATATCGAGACCAGTCCGATGGGGATATTCGGCAAGGCCGTCGCGAAACCCGCCGAGCGGGTAATCAGTCCCGGCGAGCGGGTTGAAATCTATCGAGCGCTTATCGCCGACCCGAAGGAAGTGCGCAAGCAACGGGCGGCAGCCAAGGCCAAGGCGGACAAACAGACAACGGAATAA
- the recN gene encoding DNA repair protein RecN: MLMHLAVNNYAIVDHLELELNGGMTVVTGETGAGKSIMLDALALTLGDRADSGAVRPGADKADLLATFDISDIPEAREWLDERDLASEDQVILRRVVTAEGRSRGYINGSPCPQQDLKALGEMLIDIHSQHEHQSLLKPDTHRRLLDAFAGAGELARQVQLAAQRCRQTEQALQQASQDGDEYTSRVQLLTYQLEELDNLSLQDGELEQLEDDQRQLANAEHITQSCQQVINLCSESDSGSVLQALTASLQRLNGLTTHNRNLDEANSLLASAQIQVEEAVGELTRYLDHFEADPERQQQIEERLGVIYDLARKHRINPDELPALQQRLIDELEGLQQRGADTEKLAEELEAYRAHYRELAGDLSEQRREASARLSEAVTDEIQQLGMPGGNIVVQLSPTKPGSYAPTGMETVEFLVSANRGQPAKPLAKVASGGELSRISLGIQVVTAQTSRVPTLVFDEVDVGIGGPTAEIVGRLLRQLGARGQVLTVTHLPQVAAQGHQHLFVRKEQSETSTRTRIDQLDEAGRVHEVARMLGGIDLTEESLAHARKLISAI, translated from the coding sequence ATGCTCATGCACCTCGCGGTAAACAACTATGCGATCGTCGATCATCTCGAGCTCGAGCTGAACGGAGGCATGACCGTTGTGACCGGCGAAACCGGTGCAGGGAAGTCCATCATGCTGGACGCGCTCGCATTGACACTCGGCGACCGCGCCGACAGCGGCGCAGTTCGCCCCGGCGCAGACAAGGCCGACCTCCTCGCCACGTTCGACATCTCGGATATTCCGGAGGCCCGCGAATGGCTGGACGAGCGCGATCTGGCAAGCGAGGATCAGGTGATTCTGCGTCGCGTCGTGACCGCGGAAGGGCGCTCGCGCGGGTACATCAATGGCAGCCCCTGTCCGCAGCAGGACCTGAAAGCGCTGGGCGAGATGCTCATCGACATCCACAGCCAGCACGAACACCAATCGCTGCTCAAACCCGATACGCACCGGCGGCTGCTCGACGCGTTTGCTGGCGCCGGCGAACTGGCCCGACAGGTTCAGCTCGCCGCCCAGCGCTGCCGACAAACCGAGCAGGCGCTGCAACAGGCCAGCCAGGACGGTGACGAGTACACATCTCGCGTGCAATTGCTGACCTATCAGCTCGAAGAGCTGGATAACCTGAGCCTTCAGGACGGCGAACTGGAACAGCTGGAAGATGACCAGCGCCAGCTGGCGAACGCCGAACATATCACCCAGTCGTGCCAGCAGGTCATCAACCTCTGCAGCGAGAGCGACAGCGGCAGCGTGCTCCAGGCATTGACGGCCAGCCTTCAGCGGCTAAATGGATTGACGACGCACAACCGCAACCTGGATGAAGCAAATAGCCTGCTGGCCAGCGCACAGATTCAGGTCGAGGAAGCGGTCGGCGAACTGACGCGCTATCTCGATCATTTCGAGGCTGACCCGGAGCGGCAGCAGCAGATCGAAGAGCGTCTTGGCGTCATCTACGACCTGGCTCGCAAACATCGGATCAATCCGGACGAGCTGCCTGCCTTGCAACAGAGATTGATCGACGAACTAGAAGGATTGCAGCAACGGGGCGCGGATACAGAAAAGCTCGCCGAAGAACTAGAGGCTTATCGGGCTCATTATCGCGAACTTGCCGGCGACCTGTCGGAACAGCGAAGAGAAGCCTCGGCCCGCCTTTCCGAGGCCGTGACTGATGAAATTCAGCAGCTCGGCATGCCTGGCGGCAACATCGTCGTACAACTCTCTCCAACCAAACCAGGCAGCTACGCGCCGACCGGTATGGAAACGGTGGAGTTTCTAGTCAGCGCCAACCGGGGCCAGCCGGCGAAGCCGCTGGCCAAGGTCGCATCGGGGGGCGAACTCTCACGCATCAGTTTGGGCATTCAGGTCGTCACTGCTCAGACGTCGCGCGTGCCAACGCTGGTCTTTGATGAAGTGGACGTGGGCATTGGCGGCCCGACCGCTGAAATCGTCGGCCGACTGTTGCGCCAACTTGGCGCACGAGGTCAGGTGCTGACCGTCACCCACCTGCCACAGGTAGCCGCACAGGGGCATCAGCATCTTTTCGTACGCAAGGAGCAAAGCGAGACATCGACGCGTACACGGATCGATCAGCTGGACGAGGCAGGCCGGGTACATGAGGTAGCTAGAATGCTGGGCGGGATCGATCTGACGGAGGAGTCGCTGGCGCATGCGCGCAAGCTGATTTCAGCGATTTGA
- a CDS encoding outer membrane protein assembly factor BamE: MPNSLNRILCILLCLATATLAGCGFPGVYKIDVQQGNVVTQEMVDQLRPGMTTRQVRYIMGAPLIQDTFSPNRWDYLYSLRAGHAPRQQERITLWFENDRLARLAGDFVPGTSRDEAIMGQQGRDATEEPGTQSYPIDLGAPLGTGE; encoded by the coding sequence ATGCCAAACAGTCTGAACCGAATCCTCTGTATCCTCTTGTGTCTCGCCACCGCCACGCTTGCCGGCTGCGGGTTTCCCGGCGTCTACAAGATCGACGTTCAGCAAGGCAACGTCGTGACGCAGGAGATGGTCGACCAGTTGCGCCCAGGCATGACCACTCGACAGGTCCGCTATATCATGGGCGCGCCCTTGATTCAGGACACCTTCTCTCCGAATCGCTGGGACTACCTGTATAGCCTACGCGCCGGCCACGCACCGCGTCAGCAGGAACGTATCACGCTATGGTTCGAAAATGATCGGCTCGCCCGCCTCGCCGGCGATTTCGTTCCAGGCACCAGTCGCGACGAAGCCATCATGGGTCAACAAGGCCGAGACGCGACCGAGGAGCCCGGCACCCAAAGCTACCCGATCGATCTGGGCGCCCCGCTCGGTACCGGCGAGTAA
- a CDS encoding sodium-dependent transporter, which yields MANEQQSIHGVWASRWVFILAATGSAVGLGNIWKFPYMAGVYGGGAFVAVYLVCIALIGAPIMLAETVLGRRGRQSPVNSLRSLAQASNASPRWAWAAMIGMIAALMILSFYSVVAGWALDYILGMGRGAFAGISGQGAAARFSSLTDDPWRLAGWHSLFMLITALIIARGVVAGLEKALRIMMPMLFVLLVVLFGYSLSTGHFMEGVRFLFHFDLAEVPAGILAAMGHAFFTLSVGVGSIMVFGAYMPRHASIGRTVITVALLDTLVALTAGMALFPVVFAAGLEPSAGPGLMFVTLPIAFGNIALGEVFGLLFFLLVAIAAWSSAISMLEPAVAYGVERSGWSRPSVTAVIAALCWLVGMGTVLSFNVLADARFMVTDDTGWHWFAWTDSGGRTFFESIDYLTSRILLPLGGLSFCLFGGWVLSRDALREELSLKHPWLFPMILCLLRYVAPAGVIVVFVTELFK from the coding sequence ATGGCAAACGAGCAGCAGTCGATTCACGGCGTTTGGGCGAGCCGCTGGGTATTTATCCTCGCTGCCACCGGCTCGGCGGTCGGGTTGGGGAATATCTGGAAATTCCCATACATGGCCGGTGTATACGGGGGAGGCGCTTTCGTCGCGGTCTATCTGGTCTGTATTGCGCTGATTGGCGCGCCGATCATGCTTGCCGAGACCGTGCTGGGTCGACGCGGGCGTCAGAGTCCGGTCAATTCGCTACGCAGCCTGGCGCAGGCGTCCAACGCCTCGCCGCGGTGGGCCTGGGCCGCGATGATCGGCATGATCGCGGCGCTGATGATTCTTTCTTTCTACAGCGTGGTGGCCGGTTGGGCGCTCGACTACATTCTTGGCATGGGTCGGGGCGCGTTCGCTGGAATCTCCGGGCAGGGTGCGGCAGCTCGTTTCTCCAGCCTGACCGATGATCCTTGGCGTCTCGCCGGCTGGCACAGCCTGTTTATGCTGATAACCGCGCTGATCATTGCTCGCGGCGTCGTGGCAGGGCTGGAAAAGGCGCTACGCATCATGATGCCGATGCTTTTCGTGCTGCTTGTCGTGCTGTTTGGCTACAGCCTTTCGACCGGGCATTTCATGGAAGGCGTGCGCTTCCTGTTCCACTTCGACCTTGCGGAGGTGCCTGCCGGTATTCTCGCGGCCATGGGGCACGCCTTTTTCACGTTGAGCGTTGGCGTCGGTTCGATCATGGTATTTGGCGCTTACATGCCCAGGCACGCGTCGATTGGCAGGACGGTCATCACCGTGGCCCTGCTCGATACGCTGGTGGCGTTGACCGCCGGGATGGCATTGTTTCCAGTGGTCTTTGCCGCGGGCCTGGAGCCAAGCGCGGGACCAGGCCTGATGTTCGTGACCTTGCCGATTGCTTTCGGCAACATTGCGCTGGGCGAGGTGTTCGGCCTGCTGTTCTTTCTGCTGGTTGCGATCGCAGCCTGGAGCTCGGCGATCTCCATGCTGGAGCCTGCTGTCGCCTATGGCGTCGAAAGATCGGGCTGGTCGCGCCCGAGCGTGACAGCGGTGATTGCGGCACTGTGCTGGCTGGTGGGAATGGGGACGGTATTGTCATTCAACGTGCTGGCTGACGCTCGGTTCATGGTCACCGACGACACGGGATGGCACTGGTTCGCCTGGACAGATTCCGGCGGACGGACTTTCTTTGAGAGTATCGATTACCTGACCAGCCGAATCCTGTTGCCGCTCGGAGGGCTGTCATTTTGCCTGTTCGGCGGTTGGGTGTTGAGCCGGGATGCGCTGCGCGAGGAGTTGTCTCTGAAGCATCCGTGGCTGTTTCCGATGATACTGTGCCTGCTACGCTATGTAGCTCCTGCGGGAGTGATCGTCGTTTTCGTAACCGAATTGTTCAAGTGA
- a CDS encoding type II toxin-antitoxin system RatA family toxin has product MTHIQRSALLPYTAEQMYDLVNRVEHYPEFLPWCSEAHVLEETDDAMRARLTVAKAGLRQSFTTRNVLVPGRQIQMQLEDGPFSNLQGTWEFKPLSEQACKISLDLHFEYSGPIIRATLGPLFNHAANTLVDAFSQRAKELYGG; this is encoded by the coding sequence ATGACGCATATCCAACGCTCGGCGTTGCTGCCCTACACGGCAGAGCAGATGTATGACCTGGTCAATCGGGTCGAGCATTACCCCGAATTCCTGCCCTGGTGCTCCGAAGCGCATGTTCTCGAGGAGACCGACGATGCCATGCGTGCTCGCCTGACCGTGGCCAAGGCCGGACTGCGTCAATCGTTTACCACGCGTAATGTGCTGGTGCCCGGCCGGCAGATTCAAATGCAGCTGGAAGACGGCCCTTTCAGCAATCTGCAGGGTACGTGGGAGTTCAAGCCGCTCAGCGAGCAGGCGTGCAAGATCAGTCTCGATTTACACTTCGAATATTCCGGGCCAATCATCCGGGCGACACTTGGCCCGCTGTTCAACCATGCTGCGAATACGCTGGTGGACGCGTTCTCGCAGCGTGCCAAGGAGTTGTACGGTGGCTGA
- the smpB gene encoding SsrA-binding protein SmpB, with protein sequence MSKPKKQQSNSGTIALNKRAKHEYFVEDRFEAGLALTGWEVKSLRAGKAQLIDSYVLLKDGEAFLFGAHIAPLQTVSTHVVADPIRTRKLLLKARELDKIIGGVQQKGYSCVPLALYWKKHLVKCEIALVRGKKDFDKRETEKQRDWEREKQRIVREVNR encoded by the coding sequence ATGAGCAAACCAAAGAAGCAACAGTCCAACAGCGGCACCATTGCGCTGAACAAGCGGGCCAAACACGAATATTTCGTTGAAGACCGATTCGAAGCAGGCCTTGCCCTGACAGGCTGGGAAGTCAAAAGCCTGCGCGCGGGGAAAGCACAACTGATCGACAGCTACGTCCTGCTCAAGGATGGCGAAGCGTTTCTGTTCGGCGCCCACATCGCACCACTGCAGACAGTCAGTACGCACGTGGTCGCCGACCCGATCCGCACCCGTAAATTGCTACTCAAGGCACGCGAGCTCGACAAGATCATCGGTGGCGTCCAGCAGAAGGGCTACAGCTGCGTCCCGCTCGCCTTGTACTGGAAGAAGCATCTGGTCAAATGCGAGATCGCGCTAGTACGCGGCAAGAAGGACTTCGACAAGCGCGAAACCGAGAAACAGCGTGACTGGGAACGGGAAAAGCAGCGCATCGTGCGGGAAGTCAACCGCTAG
- the fur gene encoding ferric iron uptake transcriptional regulator, with protein MVENQELRKAGLKVTLPRVKILQMLDSSQDRHMSAEDVYKALMDAGEDVGLATVYRVLTQFESAGLVVRHNFDGGHAVFELADGDHHDHMVCLDTGEVIEFFDPEIERRQREIVKEHGYELVDHNLVLYVKRKA; from the coding sequence ATGGTAGAGAATCAAGAACTTAGAAAGGCCGGTCTGAAGGTGACGCTACCTCGCGTTAAGATCCTGCAGATGCTGGACAGTTCCCAGGACCGGCACATGAGTGCCGAAGACGTCTACAAGGCGTTGATGGACGCGGGCGAAGACGTAGGTCTGGCGACGGTATACCGCGTCCTGACTCAGTTCGAGTCTGCCGGGCTGGTAGTGCGTCACAACTTCGACGGTGGCCATGCGGTGTTCGAGCTGGCCGACGGCGACCATCATGACCACATGGTCTGTCTGGACACCGGAGAAGTCATCGAATTCTTCGATCCGGAAATCGAGCGTCGCCAGCGCGAGATCGTCAAGGAGCACGGTTACGAGCTCGTTGACCACAATCTGGTGCTCTACGTGAAGCGCAAGGCCTGA